ATGGTCCTGATCTACGTGATCTTCATCGTCGTGATGGGGTTCTATTTCGCCCGGCGAACCGAGACAACGGCAGACTACTTCCTTGCCGGCCGTTCTCTTACCTGGTGGCTGATCGGCTTCTCACTCTTCGCGTCCAACGTGTCGTCGAGCACGCTGGTGGGTCTCTCGTCGGCCGCGTTTAGTTCGGGCGTCTCGGTGTACAACTACGAGTGGATGGCCGCACTCGTACTCGTGGTCTTTCTCGTCTTCTTCCTGCCGTTCTATCTGAAGACGCGCGTGTTCACGATGCCGGAGTTTCTCGAGCGTCGATTCGATGAACGCTCCAGATACTATTTCTCCGCGCTGCTTGTGATCATGAATATCGTGATCGACACTGCTGCTGCGCTGTATGCCGGCGCGCTAGTCATCCAGATCATATATCCACAGATTCCGATGTGGCAGTCGGTCGTGGCGCTCGGCATACTGGCCGGCATCTACACGATCGCCGGCGGGTTGAAGGCGGTCGTGTACACCGACGCGGTGCAGGCTGTGCTGCTCATAGTCGGGGCATCGCTCGTCGCCTGGCTGTCCTTCAACGCGGTCGGAGGCTCATGGGAAGCCATCAAGGCCGTCATTCCGGCCGACGACCTGAGCATCATCCGACCCGCATCCGATCCCGTCATGCCCTGGCCTGGACTCATCACCGGCGTCTTCCTGCTCGGGTTCTACTTCTGGGGGACCAACCAGTTTATGGTCCAGAGAACGCTCGGCGCGAAGGATCTGAACCACGGTCGCTGGGGTGCACTCTTTGCCGGACTCCTGAAGCTGCCCATCATTTTCATCATGGTCCTGCCCGGCATCTTCGGCCGCCTGTTGTACCCTGCTGCGACGCATCCCGTGCTTGCAGACAATCCGGATCTGATTTTTCCGACGATGATGTTTGATCTGCTTCCGGTCGGCCTGCGCGGACTGATTATCACCGCGCTGGTCGCTGCCATCATGTCGAGCGTCGACTCGACGCTCAATTCTGCGTCGACGCTGGTGACCATGGATTTCATCAAGAAGCTCAGACCGGACACGCCGAATCATGCGCTTGTGATCGTCGGCCGGATCGTTACGTTCGCATTTATGGCACTTGCCATCCTCTGGGCGCCCCAGATCATCAAGTTTCCGAACATCTGGACGTACCTGCAGCAGATGCTCTCGTACCTCGCGCCACCCATCGTGGCTTGCTTCTTCCTGGGCGTGTTCTGGAAGCGGGCTAACGGAAATGGCGCG
The DNA window shown above is from Rhodothermales bacterium and carries:
- a CDS encoding sodium/solute symporter (Members of the Solute:Sodium Symporter (SSS), TC 2.A.21 as described in tcdb.org, catalyze solute:Na+ symport. Known solutes for members of the family include sugars, amino acids, nucleosides, inositols, vitamins, urea or anions, depending on the system.); protein product: MVLIYVIFIVVMGFYFARRTETTADYFLAGRSLTWWLIGFSLFASNVSSSTLVGLSSAAFSSGVSVYNYEWMAALVLVVFLVFFLPFYLKTRVFTMPEFLERRFDERSRYYFSALLVIMNIVIDTAAALYAGALVIQIIYPQIPMWQSVVALGILAGIYTIAGGLKAVVYTDAVQAVLLIVGASLVAWLSFNAVGGSWEAIKAVIPADDLSIIRPASDPVMPWPGLITGVFLLGFYFWGTNQFMVQRTLGAKDLNHGRWGALFAGLLKLPIIFIMVLPGIFGRLLYPAATHPVLADNPDLIFPTMMFDLLPVGLRGLIITALVAAIMSSVDSTLNSASTLVTMDFIKKLRPDTPNHALVIVGRIVTFAFMALAILWAPQIIKFPNIWTYLQQMLSYLAPPIVACFFLGVFWKRANGNGALAALIAGHVAAAIFFILALKDIIIVQTHALSPDQLDLVAAGVPVIHFLYLAPVLLAISIIALVIVSLSTEKPDEEVVRTLIWSPAVFREERAALAGLKWYQNYRYQSAAMIVVIAIFVVTWW